Sequence from the Exiguobacterium aurantiacum genome:
ATACGAGCGGGCAAGTGTATCGGAATGAAGGCATCAAAGACAAGCTGCCAAATCTATCAGAAGACGAACAACTCGAGCTTCTCGCGAGCAATGGTATGCTTTTGAAGCGTCCAATCGTGACAGATGGTCAAAAATCAACTGTCGGATTTTCAGAAAAGTCGTTTACAGACGTTTGGGGCGAAGTGCTATAATACTCGTGTGAGTCTAATTCATTTGAGGGGGAAGTTAAGATGAGCAAAGTACCTGCCAATTTACGTTATTCAAAAGAGCACGAATGGGTTGAAGTGAACGGAAGCGTGGCCCGCATCGGCATCACGGATTTCGCACAAAGCGAACTAGGGGATATCGTCTTTGTCGAACTTCCTGAAGTCGGCGGCACGATTTTACTCGATGAGCCGTTCGGTTCGGTCGAATCGGTCAAAACCGTATCAGAGCTTTACGCTCCAATCTCTGGAAAAATCACAGCGGTGAACGAATCACTCGCCGATTCACCAGAACTCGTCAACGAAGCACCGTTCGAAGGCGCTTGGATGATCGAAGTCGAGTTGAACGACGCGTCGGACGTCGACAAGCTCATGTCAGCCGAAGAATACGAAGCAATGATTCAAGGCTAAACAAAACCCGGTTTCTCTTTACGAGAAGCCGGGTCTTTTTGATTAATCGAAGTCGAGCCGGTAATGATCAGGCTGGATGAGCGACGTCCGGTTGAAAAAACGATAGAACAGAATCCCGAGTGCGATTGGGATGAGTCCGAACAAGACGACGACGAGCATGACGTTCCAGAGCGCGAAGCCTCCCGGCATCAAATGCAAGGCGTTGACCGGACCGATGAGACCGGAGACGCCGAACCCGGCGCTGATCGGTGTGCCCTCGATGCGAAGGATCCCGGCGAGCGCTCCGAGGATGGCCGCATTGGCGAGCACCGGCAGCATCATGATCGGGCGACGGACGAAGTTCGCCATTTGAATCTTTGGTGACCCGAGGAAGTGGGCAATCGACGTTCCGGTCGCATTCATCTGCCAACCGGCG
This genomic interval carries:
- a CDS encoding arsenate reductase family protein, with translation MVTLYGYPPCSTCKKAEKWLKENDVEYTYVHIVEATPSKDELAELWKQSGLPLKKFFNTSGQVYRNEGIKDKLPNLSEDEQLELLASNGMLLKRPIVTDGQKSTVGFSEKSFTDVWGEVL
- the gcvH gene encoding glycine cleavage system protein GcvH, which gives rise to MSKVPANLRYSKEHEWVEVNGSVARIGITDFAQSELGDIVFVELPEVGGTILLDEPFGSVESVKTVSELYAPISGKITAVNESLADSPELVNEAPFEGAWMIEVELNDASDVDKLMSAEEYEAMIQG